One Acutalibacter muris DNA window includes the following coding sequences:
- the dapB gene encoding 4-hydroxy-tetrahydrodipicolinate reductase: MTDILLCGCSGKMGTAVRNIVANRQDCQISAGFDQVPMQLDFPVYTAMESIAEHVDVVVDFSHPTALKSLLQYCKKNSTPAVLCTTGYSAEQVKNVEEAARELPVFYSRNMSLGINLLMELVKTAESVLGDGFDVEIVEAHHNQKIDAPSGTALMLADAVNGVRENRMKYTYDRHSQRKKREQNELGIHSVRGGTIVGEHQVIFAGQHEVITLSHSAQSKELFAVGAVNAAVFMAGRGPGLYDMGDLIRDGI, from the coding sequence ATGACCGATATTCTGCTCTGCGGCTGTTCAGGTAAGATGGGTACGGCTGTAAGAAATATTGTAGCAAACCGTCAGGACTGTCAAATCTCTGCGGGTTTTGATCAAGTCCCGATGCAACTGGATTTCCCAGTATACACGGCTATGGAATCCATTGCCGAACATGTGGATGTTGTGGTGGATTTCTCCCATCCCACCGCTCTTAAGTCCCTCCTTCAATACTGTAAAAAAAACAGCACACCGGCTGTGCTGTGTACCACGGGGTATTCTGCGGAACAGGTAAAAAACGTGGAGGAGGCCGCCAGGGAGCTGCCAGTGTTTTACTCCAGAAATATGTCCTTGGGCATAAATTTGCTTATGGAACTGGTAAAGACCGCCGAGAGCGTGCTGGGCGACGGCTTTGATGTAGAGATCGTCGAAGCCCATCATAACCAGAAGATAGACGCTCCCAGCGGCACAGCCCTGATGCTGGCCGACGCTGTAAATGGGGTGCGGGAAAACCGTATGAAATATACCTATGACCGTCACTCCCAGAGAAAAAAGAGGGAGCAAAATGAGCTCGGAATACACTCCGTCCGGGGCGGCACCATTGTGGGCGAGCACCAGGTGATCTTCGCCGGACAGCATGAGGTGATAACCCTCTCCCACTCCGCCCAGTCCAAAGAGCTTTTCGCTGTGGGCGCGGTGAACGCCGCCGTGTTTATGGCCGGGCGTGGGCCGGGGCTTTACGACATGGGCGATCTGATCCGGGACGGCATATAA